The Sorangiineae bacterium MSr11367 genome window below encodes:
- a CDS encoding sigma 54-interacting transcriptional regulator: protein MRHAVPPGGEPTKVQTFEPLAKAAPCPHLMWRDLRGQHKVKLTMPSTLLGSASGVSVVITDTTVSRLHAEIELREDGVWIRDLGSRNGTFVEGVLVSRARVADGSKVKLGVTELTVVYDGEQQPPELWPEESFGPLVGRTPVMRALFAYLSNIAKADSPVFIQGETGTGKELVAQAIHEASPRADKPFVIVDCAALPESLIESELFGHAKGAFTGAITARTGAIEAADGGTLFLDEIGDLPMSVQPRLLRALESSTIRRVGETSRRKVNVRFLSATHRDLRTMVNAGDFREDLYFRLAVLPVSVPPLREHLDDVPLLVERFLPPGVAASPEIVAQLTKRPWLGNVRALRNFVHRAAVMGAQVALSLSDTAGEGVPSPSLPPPATNAAAAWPGVADFDPAIFDADFKRFRETWGDTGEREYVRRLLARHGRNVSNAARAAGVDRTYLYRLIRKHLL from the coding sequence ATGCGACACGCAGTTCCACCCGGGGGCGAGCCCACCAAGGTCCAAACATTCGAGCCACTCGCCAAGGCTGCCCCCTGTCCTCACCTGATGTGGCGAGACCTGCGCGGGCAACACAAGGTCAAGCTGACCATGCCCTCGACGCTCCTCGGCTCCGCGAGCGGCGTCTCGGTGGTCATCACCGACACCACGGTGTCCCGCCTCCACGCGGAAATCGAGCTCCGCGAGGACGGCGTTTGGATCCGCGATCTCGGTAGCCGCAACGGTACCTTCGTCGAGGGCGTCCTCGTCTCGCGGGCCCGCGTCGCCGACGGCAGCAAGGTGAAACTCGGCGTGACCGAGCTCACGGTGGTCTACGACGGCGAGCAACAGCCGCCCGAGCTCTGGCCCGAGGAAAGCTTCGGCCCCTTGGTGGGCCGCACCCCGGTCATGCGAGCCTTGTTCGCCTATTTGTCGAACATCGCCAAGGCCGACTCGCCCGTTTTCATCCAGGGCGAAACCGGCACCGGCAAAGAGCTGGTCGCCCAGGCCATCCACGAGGCGTCACCCCGCGCGGACAAGCCGTTCGTCATCGTCGACTGCGCCGCGCTCCCCGAGAGCCTCATCGAAAGTGAACTCTTTGGCCACGCCAAGGGCGCCTTCACCGGGGCCATCACCGCCCGCACGGGCGCCATCGAGGCCGCCGACGGTGGCACGCTCTTCCTCGACGAGATTGGCGACTTGCCCATGTCCGTCCAGCCGCGTCTTTTGCGCGCGCTCGAGTCGAGCACCATCCGTCGCGTGGGCGAGACCTCGCGCCGCAAGGTGAACGTGCGCTTCCTTTCGGCGACCCACCGGGATCTGCGCACGATGGTCAACGCCGGTGACTTCCGCGAGGACCTCTACTTCCGCCTCGCGGTCCTCCCCGTCAGCGTGCCGCCGCTTCGCGAGCACTTGGACGACGTGCCCCTGCTCGTCGAGCGCTTTCTTCCGCCCGGCGTCGCCGCCAGCCCGGAAATCGTGGCCCAGCTCACCAAGCGCCCTTGGCTCGGCAACGTGCGCGCCCTTCGCAACTTCGTGCACCGCGCCGCCGTCATGGGCGCCCAGGTGGCGCTTTCCCTGAGCGACACCGCCGGCGAAGGCGTCCCGTCACCGTCGCTTCCGCCGCCCGCCACCAACGCGGCCGCCGCATGGCCCGGCGTGGCCGACTTCGACCCAGCCATCTTCGACGCCGACTTCAAGCGATTCCGCGAAACCTGGGGCGACACCGGCGAACGCGAATACGTCCGCCGCCTTCTCGCTCGGCACGGCCGCAACGTCTCCAACGCGGCCCGTGCGGCCGGTGTCGACCGCACGTACCTCTATCGCTTGATCCGCAAGCACCTGCTCTAG
- a CDS encoding urease subunit gamma yields MHLSPRDIDKLVLHQAGFLAQKRLARGTRLNYPEAVALLATQLLEWIRDGRSVAELMDLGRRVLGRRQVLASVPEMIHEVQVEGTFLDGTKLVTVHDPIVLDDGDLSLALYGSFLPLPDLAIFGEDGAAETKPGEIEVAPGELDLYAGRKRTTITVTSRGDRPIQVGSHYPFAKTNAALDFDRAAAEGKHLDVPAGTAVRFEPGETRTVTLVEGNEGLGFRV; encoded by the coding sequence ATGCACCTCTCGCCGCGCGACATCGACAAGCTCGTCCTGCACCAAGCCGGTTTCCTCGCGCAGAAGCGCCTCGCACGCGGAACGCGCCTCAACTACCCGGAGGCGGTCGCCCTGCTTGCCACCCAGCTGCTCGAATGGATCCGCGATGGGCGCTCGGTGGCCGAGCTGATGGACCTCGGGCGCCGCGTGCTGGGGCGCCGCCAGGTGCTCGCCAGCGTTCCCGAGATGATCCACGAGGTGCAAGTCGAGGGGACGTTCCTCGATGGAACCAAGTTGGTGACCGTGCACGATCCCATCGTGCTCGACGATGGCGATCTGTCGCTGGCCCTCTACGGGAGCTTCTTGCCCCTGCCCGACCTGGCCATCTTCGGCGAGGACGGAGCAGCCGAGACGAAGCCCGGCGAAATCGAGGTGGCCCCTGGCGAGCTCGATCTGTACGCAGGGCGCAAGCGCACGACGATCACCGTGACCAGCCGCGGCGATCGGCCGATTCAGGTGGGGAGTCACTATCCGTTCGCGAAAACCAACGCCGCCTTGGACTTCGATCGCGCAGCCGCCGAAGGAAAGCACCTGGACGTGCCCGCCGGGACGGCCGTGCGCTTCGAGCCCGGCGAGACACGCACCGTCACGTTGGTCGAGGGGAATGAGGGTTTAGGGTTTAGGGTTTAG